A region from the Silene latifolia isolate original U9 population chromosome 7, ASM4854445v1, whole genome shotgun sequence genome encodes:
- the LOC141590314 gene encoding uncharacterized protein LOC141590314, which yields MSSEEHIQQASELPKLTYREKRRLDQAELRSLFPNRKRRGPTRGLKYASKRARNPEEKITVTFMDSVRRVVGDKAAEFISDCSNWVEEFCPLNTVNWAQMNPDKKKLLYSKIFGKYNLPETVDDKPVVDSLSFQCSTLYRHWRFRLKERYFRGKTLAQAKDSRPLTVDKEEWDWLVFEYWGSDKQKERSKTNTTNKLKQSDIPANGSRSTARIFYDMPKSVHNSIVPPRTTSSITMAATIHQ from the exons ATGTCATCAGAGGAGCACATTCAACAAGCAAGTGAGCTTCCGAAGTTGACATATCGTGAGAAACGAAGGCTTGATCAAGCAGAGCTTCGAAGTCTATTTCCTAACCGCAAAAGGCGTGGCCCAACAAGAGGTTTAAAATATGCTTCAAAAAGGGCAAGAAATCCTGAAGAGAAGATTACGGTGACATTCATGGATTCTGTCCGGCGTGTTGTTGGCGATAAGGCGGCTGAATTCATATCGGATTGCAGCAATTGGGTTGAGGAGTTTTGTCCCTTAAATACGGT GAATTGGGCTCAAATGAATCCGGacaaaaaaaaattactgtaCTCCAAAATCTTT GGAAAGTACAACTTACCTGAAACAGTTGATGACAAGCCTGTGGTTGACTCTTTGAGCTTTCAATGCTCAACGTTATATAGACATTGGCGATTTCGGCTCAAGGAACGGTACTTCAGAGGCAAAACATTAGCACAAGCGAAGGATAGCAGGCCGTTGACAGTGGACAAAGAAGAATGGGACTGGTTGGTTTTCGAGTATTGGGGTAGTGATAAGCAAAAG GAAAGAAGCAAGACTAACACTACTAATAAACTGAAGCAATCTGACATACCAGCTAATGGTTCAAGGTCTACGGCTAGAATTTTCTATGACATG CCCAAATCAGTCCATAACTCAATTGTACCACCACGCACCACCAGTTCAATCACCATGGCAGCCACCATTCACCAATAA